A window of Dehalococcoidia bacterium contains these coding sequences:
- a CDS encoding PspC domain-containing protein: MDRLYRSSDQRMVAGVLGGFGEYFGVDPTIIRVIFVIVTIATGFLLGIVAYLVLWLIIPSEDAVDRPIRDSMRQNVEEMAQSARNLGSEVQATLSREGRAEERRDRLPLLGLILIVAGVLFLLSSLDLLRWFYWGRFWPLLLIIIGVFLLMRRR, encoded by the coding sequence ATGGACAGACTGTATCGCAGCTCGGACCAGAGGATGGTCGCGGGCGTGCTCGGGGGGTTCGGCGAGTACTTCGGCGTCGACCCCACGATCATCCGCGTGATCTTCGTCATCGTGACGATAGCGACAGGCTTCCTCCTCGGGATTGTCGCTTACCTCGTGCTCTGGCTCATTATTCCCAGCGAGGATGCGGTCGACCGGCCGATCCGCGATTCGATGCGGCAAAACGTGGAGGAGATGGCGCAATCGGCGCGCAACCTGGGCAGCGAGGTGCAGGCGACGCTCAGCCGCGAAGGCAGAGCAGAGGAGCGAAGGGACCGGCTGCCGCTGCTCGGGCTCATCCTCATCGTCGCGGGCGTGCTGTTTCTCCTCAGCAGCCTCGACCTCCTGCGATGGTTCTATTGGGGAAGGTTCTGGCCGCTCCTGCTGATTATCATCGGCGTGTTCCTGCTCATGCGCCGTCGCTGA
- a CDS encoding MFS transporter, with translation MISPSRPLDVMFRRLRGLDLILLVFLWHAALGIFFLALVQQYLRQELGASAAFPGYALASYSLARFVWQTPAGWLADRLGRRVMLCAGIAIGLPALALMMALPSKHLFLAFSGLYGLSAATMWPALLAHVGDTHEPDRRGRALHFLNMAQLLGLGLGTMIGVFLGDLVSYTSVFIACLSFNLLALFVSLRHQSAPMCPVGRECGEEVQLSALRSMLRPGVMILGAIILFLSLGIAVQTPAIGTYTDQVLRVEMHQAAYLLLLPGAVAVVVALKCSHLADRFGRHLPLIVGLTVTALSLFALTLTRSPFLAVNLAVLAGLAYAVSVPAWCAAAIDATQVHCRGLLLGTLATLQGLGGAAGQAVGGKVSEMYGPLAPFHFAAILLGVAILLTVVHVRHQQLQRRKVEAAPVRF, from the coding sequence ATGATATCTCCGTCGCGCCCCCTCGACGTCATGTTCCGCAGGCTCCGCGGCCTCGATCTTATCCTCCTCGTGTTCCTGTGGCATGCGGCGCTGGGCATCTTCTTCCTGGCGCTGGTGCAGCAGTACCTCCGGCAGGAGCTGGGCGCCTCGGCGGCGTTTCCCGGATACGCGCTCGCTTCCTACAGCCTGGCGCGGTTTGTGTGGCAGACGCCAGCGGGCTGGCTCGCCGACAGGCTGGGGCGGCGCGTCATGCTCTGCGCGGGCATCGCCATCGGGCTGCCAGCGCTGGCGCTGATGATGGCCCTGCCCAGCAAGCACCTGTTCCTCGCGTTCTCCGGACTCTATGGTCTGAGCGCGGCGACGATGTGGCCCGCCCTCCTCGCGCACGTGGGAGACACGCACGAGCCCGACCGGCGGGGACGCGCCCTGCACTTTCTCAACATGGCGCAACTTCTCGGCCTCGGGTTGGGCACGATGATAGGCGTCTTCCTCGGCGATCTCGTCTCCTACACTTCCGTGTTCATCGCCTGCCTGAGCTTCAACCTCCTGGCGCTGTTCGTATCGCTCCGCCACCAGTCGGCGCCCATGTGCCCTGTGGGCAGGGAGTGCGGTGAAGAGGTGCAGCTTAGCGCCCTTCGTTCGATGCTGCGGCCGGGCGTGATGATACTGGGCGCCATCATCCTATTCCTCAGCCTGGGGATTGCGGTGCAGACGCCGGCCATCGGGACTTACACCGACCAGGTGCTCCGCGTCGAGATGCACCAGGCGGCCTACCTGCTGTTGCTTCCGGGAGCCGTCGCCGTCGTCGTGGCGCTGAAGTGCTCCCACCTTGCCGACCGTTTCGGGCGCCACCTTCCGCTCATTGTCGGACTGACGGTGACGGCGCTATCGTTGTTCGCTCTGACGCTGACGCGCAGCCCCTTCCTGGCGGTGAACCTCGCCGTGCTTGCCGGTCTGGCTTACGCCGTGAGCGTGCCCGCGTGGTGCGCCGCCGCTATCGACGCGACGCAGGTGCACTGTCGAGGCCTGCTTCTCGGCACGCTCGCCACGTTGCAGGGGCTGGGAGGCGCCGCGGGGCAGGCGGTCGGTGGGAAGGTAAGCGAAATGTACGGGCCGCTCGCGCCCTTCCACTTCGCCGCCATCCTGCTGGGTGTCGCGATTCTGCTGACCGTCGTGCACGTACGTCATCAGCAGTTGCAGCGGCGCAAGGTAGAAGCAGCGCCCGTCCGCTTCTGA
- a CDS encoding DUF362 domain-containing protein: MLHERLTRRGLLRLGAGMGIAAGAGATLAGCSSNGPEEAQSPAEPAPGQTVVTAVRGSDLAAMAREALEAVGGIGAIVHEGESVFIKPNMVTLGWASIGRDAFKTGECTKPEILAAVAEECIRAGASRVTIGDGSQMSNFSWEYATTLDGSTNLYQEVKRLNAQYGEKVHLACLDVDSPSWVDVPTKTSLGTIAVSSLVAEADRVISIPVLKTHQWAQLTLSLKNFVGTTPLARYQAKTDGTLPRIGLHLAGIEQVFLDIVAGVKPDLAIIDCSICVEGDGPSAGPERGETVDMRVRNGSWLLLAGTDLVAVDATAARMINHDVWTTRQLTMAYEQGLGEIREEAIRLDGARLEELRVEWEPATPADPTQLSRSHFTPAYHLGIA; encoded by the coding sequence ATGCTACACGAGAGGCTGACGCGCCGCGGGCTGCTGCGGCTGGGCGCAGGCATGGGCATCGCCGCGGGAGCCGGAGCGACGCTTGCCGGCTGCTCATCCAACGGGCCTGAAGAGGCGCAGAGTCCCGCGGAGCCGGCCCCCGGGCAAACGGTGGTGACGGCCGTGCGCGGAAGCGACCTCGCCGCGATGGCGCGCGAGGCCCTCGAAGCCGTGGGCGGTATCGGCGCCATCGTCCACGAGGGCGAGAGCGTTTTCATAAAGCCGAACATGGTGACCCTCGGCTGGGCCAGCATAGGCCGCGACGCCTTCAAGACCGGCGAGTGCACCAAGCCGGAGATACTGGCAGCCGTGGCGGAAGAATGCATCCGCGCCGGCGCCTCGCGCGTGACCATCGGCGATGGCTCGCAGATGTCGAACTTCTCCTGGGAGTACGCCACGACCCTTGACGGCTCGACTAACCTTTATCAAGAGGTCAAACGTCTCAACGCGCAGTACGGAGAGAAGGTCCACCTCGCCTGCCTTGATGTCGACTCGCCTTCGTGGGTGGACGTACCCACGAAGACCTCGCTCGGCACGATTGCCGTCTCAAGCCTCGTCGCCGAAGCAGACCGCGTAATCTCGATACCCGTCCTCAAGACGCACCAGTGGGCGCAGCTCACCCTCTCGCTCAAGAACTTCGTGGGAACGACGCCGCTGGCGCGCTATCAGGCGAAGACGGACGGGACTCTGCCGCGCATCGGCCTGCACCTGGCGGGGATCGAGCAGGTGTTCCTCGACATCGTGGCGGGGGTGAAGCCGGACCTGGCGATAATCGACTGTTCGATATGCGTGGAGGGCGACGGGCCTTCGGCCGGACCGGAGCGAGGCGAGACAGTGGATATGCGGGTCCGAAACGGCTCCTGGCTGCTGCTCGCCGGCACCGACCTCGTGGCGGTGGACGCGACGGCGGCCCGAATGATCAACCACGATGTGTGGACGACGCGTCAGCTCACCATGGCATACGAGCAGGGGCTGGGCGAGATACGCGAGGAGGCGATCCGGCTCGACGGGGCGCGGCTGGAGGAACTGAGAGTCGAATGGGAACCGGCGACTCCCGCCGATCCCACTCAGCTCAGCCGCAGTCACTTCACACCCGCCTACCATTTGGGGATCGCCTAG
- a CDS encoding methylenetetrahydrofolate reductase — MRWGRGDLRSVRASQLRCFQPAQSDSRRRIPLVEKRASGAPQTLREKLAAGRFVVTAEVDPPRGLDPRRSLEGATLLTEAGVDCINVSDSPLARMHLSAVVMAIMVHQRTGTETILHFVTRDRNLMALQADLLGAHAMGLRNILCLRGDFPKGVGYATPVGVWDVSPVGLIRILKGMNEGVDAAGNPIGERASFFIGAAANPMAPLEVEERLLRRKREAGADFLVTQPVFDAALVERYLQAVGHLRIPIILGIMPLHSHRHAEFIHREMGGVTVPDEVRERMRQAGDNGLAEGMRLARELLGQVRDKVQGVCVMPSFNRYDVAAELIGWLRG, encoded by the coding sequence GTGCGATGGGGGCGCGGCGACCTTCGGTCCGTTCGAGCCTCTCAATTACGGTGCTTTCAGCCGGCGCAAAGCGATTCCCGAAGGAGAATACCGCTGGTAGAAAAACGAGCATCGGGCGCCCCTCAGACGCTACGCGAGAAGCTGGCGGCGGGCCGCTTTGTGGTGACGGCGGAGGTAGACCCGCCGCGCGGCCTCGATCCGAGGCGCTCGCTCGAAGGGGCGACGCTGCTGACGGAGGCCGGCGTCGACTGCATTAACGTCAGCGACAGCCCGCTCGCGCGCATGCACCTGAGCGCCGTCGTGATGGCTATCATGGTCCATCAGCGCACAGGAACGGAGACGATCCTCCACTTCGTCACTCGCGACCGCAATCTGATGGCGCTCCAGGCCGATTTGCTAGGGGCGCACGCGATGGGCCTGCGCAACATCCTCTGCCTGCGCGGCGACTTCCCCAAAGGCGTTGGATACGCGACCCCTGTCGGCGTGTGGGACGTGAGCCCTGTCGGCCTCATCCGCATCCTGAAGGGGATGAACGAGGGGGTAGACGCGGCCGGCAACCCGATAGGCGAGCGGGCTTCTTTCTTCATCGGCGCGGCCGCCAACCCGATGGCGCCGCTGGAGGTGGAGGAGAGGCTGCTACGGCGCAAGAGGGAAGCAGGGGCCGACTTCCTGGTGACGCAGCCCGTCTTCGACGCGGCGCTGGTCGAAAGGTACCTGCAGGCAGTAGGCCACTTGCGCATTCCCATCATTCTGGGGATCATGCCTCTACACAGCCACCGTCACGCGGAGTTCATCCACCGCGAGATGGGCGGCGTGACGGTGCCGGACGAGGTGCGGGAGCGGATGCGCCAGGCGGGAGACAACGGTCTCGCTGAAGGGATGAGGCTGGCGCGCGAGCTCCTCGGGCAGGTCCGCGACAAGGTGCAGGGTGTCTGCGTGATGCCCTCGTTCAACCGGTATGACGTGGCGGCTGAGCTAATCGGCTGGCTGCGAGGCTAG
- a CDS encoding DinB family protein, whose protein sequence is MATREEVASELQAVVERAEALAARLDQKDLECPTCEGGWTVKEVFAHLASMGGSPGFFLAMAQRAQSGGGSGGGGLGAGFDIDAFNAQQVSARKEKTLKELLDEFRQGHEQGIAMIRSAADDLLSKQMPDPFRGGMSTPLEMIKGSCCEHEAAHLDEVEAALKR, encoded by the coding sequence GTGGCGACGAGAGAAGAGGTAGCAAGCGAATTGCAGGCAGTTGTCGAGCGCGCGGAGGCGCTGGCAGCCCGTCTCGATCAGAAGGACCTGGAGTGTCCGACGTGCGAGGGCGGCTGGACGGTGAAGGAGGTCTTCGCGCACCTCGCATCGATGGGCGGCTCGCCCGGCTTCTTTCTGGCGATGGCGCAGCGAGCGCAATCGGGAGGGGGCAGCGGAGGCGGCGGCCTGGGCGCAGGGTTCGACATCGACGCGTTCAATGCGCAACAGGTGAGCGCGCGCAAGGAGAAGACTCTGAAGGAGCTGCTGGACGAGTTCCGCCAGGGACACGAGCAAGGTATCGCAATGATACGGTCGGCGGCGGACGATCTGTTGAGCAAGCAGATGCCTGACCCGTTTAGAGGCGGAATGTCGACGCCGCTGGAGATGATCAAGGGGTCGTGCTGCGAGCACGAGGCCGCGCACCTCGACGAGGTCGAGGCGGCGCTGAAGCGGTAA
- a CDS encoding fumarylacetoacetate hydrolase family protein encodes MRLCNFYQRDAVRVGAVANEWIVDLERAAKAAGASRWPSGADMKGLLETGPAALDEARRLTDYVAQRLESGEGELLLSEGLLLPAAETRLAAPVPNPSKVVAIGLNYRDHAREQGARIPDRPIIFAKFPTSVIGPGDEIVWDPALTEQVDYEAELAFVIGRAARNVPPEHAYDYIAGYTCLDDVSARDLQFGDRQWVRGKSLDTFCPIGPVLVTTDEIADPHNLRIRALLNGEVMQDSNTSELIFGVPELVAFISRAFTLLPGDVVATGTPHGVGMFRDPPVFMKDGDRIVIEIEGIGRLENVCRTVRASG; translated from the coding sequence ATGCGATTGTGCAACTTCTATCAGCGGGACGCGGTGCGGGTCGGCGCCGTCGCGAACGAATGGATCGTCGATCTCGAGCGGGCGGCGAAGGCGGCGGGAGCGAGCCGCTGGCCGTCCGGCGCCGACATGAAGGGCTTGCTCGAGACGGGGCCCGCGGCGCTCGATGAGGCGAGACGTCTGACGGACTACGTGGCGCAGCGTCTGGAATCAGGGGAAGGGGAGCTGCTGCTGTCGGAAGGTCTGCTGCTCCCGGCGGCGGAAACGAGACTCGCCGCGCCTGTCCCGAATCCGTCGAAGGTCGTCGCTATCGGGCTGAACTACCGCGACCACGCCCGCGAGCAGGGGGCGCGCATCCCCGACCGTCCCATCATCTTCGCCAAGTTCCCGACATCCGTCATCGGGCCCGGCGACGAGATCGTTTGGGACCCCGCCTTGACCGAGCAGGTGGACTATGAGGCTGAGCTGGCGTTCGTAATCGGGCGGGCGGCGCGCAACGTGCCGCCGGAGCACGCCTACGACTACATCGCCGGCTATACCTGTCTCGACGACGTCAGCGCCCGCGATCTGCAGTTCGGGGACCGGCAGTGGGTGCGGGGCAAAAGCCTCGATACGTTCTGCCCTATCGGCCCCGTCCTGGTGACCACGGACGAGATCGCCGACCCGCACAACTTGCGCATCCGCGCCCTCCTCAACGGTGAAGTGATGCAGGACTCGAACACGTCGGAGTTAATCTTCGGCGTGCCGGAGCTTGTCGCCTTCATTAGCCGCGCTTTCACTCTGCTGCCGGGCGACGTCGTGGCGACGGGGACGCCGCACGGCGTGGGGATGTTCCGCGATCCGCCAGTGTTCATGAAGGACGGCGACCGCATCGTGATCGAGATCGAGGGGATAGGCCGTCTGGAAAACGTGTGCCGCACAGTGCGAGCGAGCGGCTAA
- a CDS encoding SDR family oxidoreductase → MSERFANKTALITGAGSGIGAATARRLAQEGAKVAVVDIDAAAADVVAQRIKDAGGEAISLVADVTQSSQVEAAFQETLRRFGRLDVMLANAGVTPCLSPVGDCPEESWRHVLDVNLTGVYLCVKEALRPMRRQKSGVILATSSVAAHTPMPAGIEYSVSKIGVVMLIRHVAVVYGGEGIRAIAICPGWVDTPFLEPVWDAVGGWTGRAALRASAPLGRMATPEDVAASIAFLASDEASFVSGIAYTIDGATTAGTMVRQSPIIRGYLSMRAGVRRLIGKSTPRMRP, encoded by the coding sequence ATGAGCGAGCGATTTGCGAACAAGACGGCGCTTATCACGGGCGCTGGATCGGGCATCGGCGCGGCGACAGCGCGACGTCTGGCGCAGGAAGGGGCGAAGGTCGCCGTCGTCGACATCGACGCGGCAGCGGCCGACGTGGTGGCGCAGCGGATCAAAGACGCCGGCGGCGAAGCGATATCACTCGTCGCCGATGTCACTCAGAGCAGCCAGGTAGAGGCGGCATTCCAGGAGACCCTGCGCAGGTTCGGCCGCCTGGACGTAATGCTCGCCAACGCGGGCGTCACGCCCTGCCTCTCCCCCGTCGGCGATTGCCCCGAGGAGTCCTGGCGCCACGTGCTCGACGTCAACCTCACAGGCGTCTACCTCTGTGTGAAGGAAGCTTTGCGCCCGATGCGTCGTCAGAAGAGCGGCGTGATACTGGCGACCTCCAGTGTCGCGGCGCACACCCCGATGCCCGCCGGCATCGAGTACAGCGTCTCCAAGATCGGCGTCGTGATGCTGATCCGTCACGTGGCGGTCGTCTACGGTGGGGAGGGCATACGGGCAATAGCGATCTGCCCCGGATGGGTGGATACCCCCTTCCTGGAACCCGTGTGGGACGCGGTCGGCGGCTGGACGGGGCGGGCAGCGCTACGGGCCAGCGCGCCTCTCGGCCGCATGGCGACCCCTGAAGACGTCGCCGCCTCGATAGCTTTCCTCGCCAGCGACGAGGCCTCGTTCGTGTCCGGAATCGCCTATACCATCGACGGCGCGACGACGGCGGGTACGATGGTGCGCCAGAGCCCGATCATAAGAGGATACCTGTCGATGCGCGCGGGCGTCCGACGCCTTATCGGCAAGTCGACGCCGCGGATGCGGCCGTGA
- a CDS encoding MDR family MFS transporter, protein MRLEYKWIVGIVFAFGMFMNLLDATIVNVALPTFAREFQASAATIQWIVTGYLLSLAVAIPMSGWIGDRFGTKRTLMLALGTFTAASFLCALAGRVEALIAFRVLQGIGAGMLTPVGMAILFRAFPPHERAQSAAIIAIPTAVAPASGPVLGGYLVEYQSWPWIFLINIPVGALALLIAGIFLREEKQAQPGRLDVPGFLLSASGLALLLYAFAEAGTRGLDDGRVVAVAATGAALLAAFAAVELRTKMPLIDVRLLRDRLFRAIMIIFLPGQAAFIGALFLLPLLLQAEMGLTPLESGLATFPQAIGIALMAQPAGRIFPLIGPRRMIMFGTAGLLATTLAFLLVDLQTDVWWIRLLMLLRGCAFAFVMVPGQTTAYLTIRPQETGRATAMGMAIPQVAASFGVALIATVLTDRLVYHGAQLGNPMTRDGALLAFHEAFVVASIFPVLAFFAALLLSDKEALAAAAKRPAPPERPSLTAEATADPPG, encoded by the coding sequence GTGCGGCTCGAGTACAAGTGGATCGTTGGGATCGTCTTCGCGTTCGGCATGTTCATGAACCTGCTGGACGCGACGATCGTTAACGTCGCGCTTCCCACCTTCGCGCGTGAGTTCCAGGCTTCGGCCGCCACCATTCAGTGGATAGTCACCGGCTACCTTCTCAGCCTGGCTGTCGCTATCCCGATGAGCGGCTGGATCGGCGATCGCTTTGGCACCAAGCGCACACTCATGCTGGCGCTGGGAACATTCACGGCGGCGTCCTTCCTGTGCGCACTTGCGGGCCGCGTCGAAGCGCTCATCGCCTTCCGCGTCCTGCAGGGCATCGGCGCCGGAATGCTCACTCCGGTGGGGATGGCTATTCTGTTCCGGGCGTTCCCCCCGCATGAAAGGGCTCAGTCGGCGGCGATAATCGCCATCCCGACAGCAGTCGCGCCGGCGAGCGGCCCCGTGCTCGGGGGCTATCTCGTCGAATACCAGTCGTGGCCCTGGATTTTCCTGATCAATATTCCCGTGGGCGCGCTGGCACTGCTGATCGCCGGCATTTTCTTGCGGGAGGAGAAGCAGGCGCAGCCGGGCCGGCTGGACGTTCCGGGATTCCTGCTATCGGCTTCCGGGCTGGCGCTGCTGCTTTACGCGTTCGCGGAGGCGGGGACGCGCGGCCTTGATGATGGGCGCGTGGTTGCTGTCGCCGCGACGGGAGCGGCTTTGCTGGCGGCGTTCGCGGCCGTGGAGCTGCGGACGAAGATGCCCCTCATCGACGTGCGGCTGCTGAGGGACAGACTGTTTCGCGCCATCATGATCATCTTCCTGCCCGGCCAGGCGGCGTTCATCGGCGCCCTCTTCCTGCTCCCCCTCCTCCTCCAGGCCGAGATGGGTCTGACGCCGCTGGAGTCGGGCCTGGCCACGTTCCCCCAGGCCATCGGCATCGCCCTGATGGCGCAGCCCGCGGGGCGCATCTTTCCGCTCATCGGCCCCCGGCGCATGATCATGTTCGGCACGGCGGGGTTGCTGGCGACGACCCTCGCCTTCCTACTCGTCGACCTGCAGACCGATGTCTGGTGGATAAGGCTGCTGATGCTGCTCCGCGGCTGCGCCTTCGCCTTCGTCATGGTACCCGGTCAGACGACGGCCTACCTCACGATCAGGCCGCAGGAAACGGGCCGCGCCACAGCGATGGGGATGGCTATCCCTCAGGTGGCGGCCAGCTTTGGGGTTGCGCTTATCGCCACAGTTCTCACGGACCGGCTCGTCTATCACGGCGCCCAGCTCGGCAACCCGATGACGCGAGACGGCGCGCTCCTCGCCTTCCACGAAGCGTTCGTTGTTGCCTCCATCTTCCCCGTGCTCGCATTCTTCGCCGCGCTGCTGCTCAGCGACAAGGAAGCGCTGGCCGCGGCAGCGAAGCGACCGGCGCCGCCGGAGCGCCCATCGCTCACGGCTGAAGCAACCGCCGATCCTCCCGGCTGA
- a CDS encoding DoxX family protein, producing MPFALFLRVSMAFIFLWSGFDKLVTDFSAAGFLTNATSGPLGGWFQSLGRNDLALDVINPLVIWGQILIGLSLALGLFTRFGLFWAGAMMMMFYLAQFPPENNPFVDYHLIYIIVFALLGALGAGRILGLDALVERLPWVKKNRVATIALG from the coding sequence ATGCCCTTCGCTTTGTTCCTGCGGGTATCGATGGCGTTCATATTCCTTTGGTCAGGGTTCGACAAGCTGGTGACGGACTTCAGCGCCGCCGGCTTCCTCACCAACGCTACTTCGGGCCCTCTCGGCGGGTGGTTCCAGAGCCTCGGCAGGAACGATCTGGCGCTGGACGTAATCAATCCGTTGGTCATCTGGGGGCAGATACTGATCGGGCTCTCTCTCGCCCTGGGATTGTTCACCCGCTTCGGCCTCTTCTGGGCGGGAGCGATGATGATGATGTTCTACCTGGCGCAGTTCCCGCCCGAGAACAACCCGTTCGTGGATTACCACCTGATCTACATCATTGTGTTCGCTCTGCTGGGGGCGTTGGGCGCCGGCCGCATCCTCGGTCTCGATGCCCTGGTCGAGCGTCTGCCCTGGGTGAAGAAGAACCGGGTAGCAACGATCGCGCTTGGATAA